In Clostridia bacterium, a single genomic region encodes these proteins:
- a CDS encoding polysaccharide deacetylase family protein gives MRRKAKGYRILVLVTVFAIIISLIASLFYWVVPYMAVRSSSNRSPLGRTQLALVGQEAGQLGRSVLKSGRPKLPAGGQRWPVVVLAYHDLGLPEKGLTISVNRLQDQILALKRSGYCIISVSEMANYLEGKSSLSGPAVVLTFDDGYRSFYHSAFPLFRKLRVPATVFEISGSVGQNWNLTWRQLREMQASGLITIGAHTFSSHKLVPIGPGLSSPATVGRIFNPGTGQTETPSQYQARMLADSLACQQTFRERLGAPTQFFAYPYGAYNQDLIQILHQAGYRYLFSTLPGANYPGQNLDVIWRINAGSPNITPFRLLASIRHWSRRDRWAVHSAPASQVPVVVPLKVEPQPKAPGHAPLLSRRRLAMVSEARWW, from the coding sequence ATGCGGCGCAAGGCCAAAGGTTACCGCATTTTAGTCCTGGTAACGGTTTTTGCAATCATCATTTCCCTAATTGCCTCCTTGTTTTATTGGGTTGTTCCCTATATGGCTGTCCGCTCCAGCTCCAACCGCTCGCCGCTCGGGCGGACCCAGCTGGCCTTGGTAGGGCAAGAGGCGGGCCAGCTAGGCCGCTCCGTGCTGAAGTCGGGCCGGCCTAAATTACCTGCTGGCGGCCAACGCTGGCCGGTGGTGGTCTTGGCATACCATGACCTGGGGTTGCCGGAAAAGGGATTGACCATTAGCGTTAACCGCCTTCAGGACCAGATTCTGGCTCTAAAAAGAAGCGGCTACTGCATTATTTCTGTCTCCGAGATGGCAAACTACTTGGAGGGCAAGTCAAGCCTCAGCGGACCAGCGGTGGTTTTGACCTTTGATGATGGCTATCGAAGCTTCTACCATTCGGCTTTTCCGCTCTTTCGGAAGTTGCGGGTACCGGCCACTGTTTTTGAGATCAGCGGGAGCGTAGGCCAGAATTGGAACCTGACCTGGAGACAACTTAGGGAAATGCAGGCGAGCGGCTTGATAACTATTGGTGCTCACACCTTTTCTTCCCATAAGCTGGTTCCTATAGGCCCGGGGCTGAGTTCTCCGGCTACTGTAGGCAGGATATTCAACCCTGGTACTGGCCAAACCGAAACCCCAAGCCAGTACCAGGCGCGCATGTTGGCAGATAGCTTGGCCTGCCAGCAAACCTTTCGCGAGCGGCTGGGCGCCCCGACTCAGTTTTTTGCTTATCCCTATGGAGCGTATAATCAGGACTTGATCCAGATTCTCCACCAAGCTGGCTATCGCTATCTGTTTTCGACTTTACCAGGAGCCAATTATCCGGGCCAGAACTTGGACGTTATCTGGCGGATCAACGCTGGCAGTCCCAACATTACTCCGTTTCGCCTCTTGGCCAGCATTCGTCACTGGAGCCGGCGTGACCGTTGGGCTGTCCACTCGGCCCCGGCTTCTCAGGTTCCGGTGGTGGTCCCACTAAAGGTCGAGCCTCAGCCAAAAGCTCCGGGCCACGCTCCACTTTTGAGCAGGCGGCGGCTAGCAATGGTTTCGGAAGCCCGCTGGTGGTGA
- a CDS encoding phage integrase N-terminal SAM-like domain-containing protein: MNRDLMTGFADYLRSRDASPATVDAYLRDLNKFARWYLGTYGSEPEPASVGPLDIAEFKRHLMNRGQKPATINRALASLSAFFRWAKDEGLASGHPTEGVKKLKEVRLSPRSLGRKEQMALMRAAQAAGRARDVAVMTLLLHTGLRVSEVCGLNLEDVHLGERSGEVVVAFT, encoded by the coding sequence ATGAATCGCGACTTGATGACCGGATTCGCGGACTACCTCCGAAGCCGGGACGCAAGCCCGGCCACCGTTGATGCCTACCTCCGGGACCTCAACAAATTCGCCCGCTGGTATCTCGGGACCTACGGCTCGGAGCCCGAGCCCGCATCTGTCGGGCCCCTCGACATAGCCGAGTTCAAGCGCCATCTCATGAACCGGGGCCAGAAGCCGGCCACCATAAACCGGGCTCTGGCTTCCCTCTCGGCATTTTTCAGGTGGGCGAAAGACGAGGGCCTGGCTTCCGGGCACCCCACCGAAGGGGTAAAGAAGCTGAAGGAAGTGAGGCTTTCCCCGAGGTCCCTCGGGAGGAAGGAGCAGATGGCCCTCATGCGGGCGGCCCAGGCAGCCGGCCGGGCGCGGGACGTGGCCGTCATGACTCTTCTTCTCCACACCGGGCTTCGGGTGTCGGAGGTGTGCGGGCTTAACCTTGAAGACGTGCATCTCGGCGAGAGGTCGGGCGAGGTTGTCGTCGCCTTCACGTAG
- a CDS encoding type II toxin-antitoxin system VapC family toxin, which yields MIVLDTDIFIDYFRGLTQAGEYLRSLSLSENDCRCTDITVMELFRGAEGKRDLQRIKKFLRENGFASLPVTSPASRLAVELLEQYGLSHGLGIPDALIAGVVLSVGAKLITGNSRHFDFIPGLSVARPPYRSFSNV from the coding sequence TTGATCGTGCTGGACACAGACATATTCATCGACTACTTCCGCGGTCTTACCCAGGCAGGCGAATATCTCCGGTCTCTTTCCCTTTCCGAAAACGATTGCAGATGCACTGACATCACCGTGATGGAGCTCTTCAGAGGAGCAGAAGGCAAACGGGACCTCCAGAGAATAAAAAAGTTCCTTAGAGAGAATGGCTTTGCCAGCCTGCCGGTTACATCCCCTGCTTCTCGCTTGGCAGTCGAATTACTGGAGCAGTACGGGCTCAGCCACGGGCTGGGGATTCCTGATGCCCTTATCGCGGGAGTTGTGTTATCCGTAGGCGCCAAGTTAATTACAGGAAATTCCCGTCACTTCGATTTTATTCCCGGGCTAAGCGTCGCCCGACCACCGTACAGGTCCTTCTCTAACGTATAA
- a CDS encoding UPF0236 family protein: MVVRSYASHLGHLFTAMDQALAVKNKFTRAMSGWESIGKRKRTIVTLFGLEITYCRRGYRKNIDGRITYRYPLDEFLGLKEGERFCPLTQEIAISLATRM; this comes from the coding sequence ATGGTGGTCCGGTCATATGCCTCTCACCTGGGACATCTTTTTACCGCCATGGACCAGGCCCTGGCGGTGAAAAACAAGTTTACCCGCGCTATGTCCGGTTGGGAGTCCATAGGCAAAAGGAAAAGGACCATCGTTACCCTGTTTGGCCTTGAGATCACCTACTGCCGCCGGGGGTACCGGAAGAACATCGACGGCCGTATCACCTACCGCTACCCCCTGGATGAGTTCCTGGGCTTAAAGGAAGGGGAGCGCTTCTGCCCCCTCACCCAGGAGATAGCCATCTCTTTGGCTACCAGGATG